TTCCAATCACCCATGCCCCGCCATATAACGTGGATAAATGTAGAAAATCACGGGAATCTAGTAAATGATCAAACTCAACTGTGAAATCTAATAGCAGAACTTATGGGAATCCGGGGGAGTTGAGTGGACAGAATGTTATTATGAGTTACATCCATGCATTACAAGAAACGTAGCACGTCCTTTCacccaataataataataaaataaataaataagagtGAGAGAGACCCTAGGTTGCATCAAATATTCAAACATCAGTCATCCGCACCAGCTTATTATAGAGTATCCGATCGTCCCTCCCAGTGTTGCTCTCCAATAATGCACTTTGTACAAGTTCCTGATTTACATAAAATGCGTTAGTATACAGTTTAGATGAAAATCAATAGTTAATATGATACTAGTATGTGTAATATTTTTTCACCTTAACATCCCTATGAGAAAGGAACATCCCTAGATTGTGGACGACTAATCTCATGTCTTCAACCTGAAGAAATGAGAAAAACGAACATTTTAGCATTGTCAAGCATAATATGAAACAGATTAGCTGATGTTCGTGGCGCTTACTCTAATGTAGCCAGCTTGATTCCTATCGAAGAATCGGAAAGCCTGTCATAAATAAATAGTCATTATTCAATCAAGAACACATCATGTACTAGTAAATTATAATTAGACAAGGGAAGTACCTGAAGAAGTTCTTTGTCCACAACAGCCTCCTTAACCGCAGGGgcttctttctttattttatcaACCTTTCCTTCCTTCTCTTCGGTGGAATGTGCATCAGACTTGGATTCTTTCACCTCTTCTATTATAACCTTAGTTTCCTCTTTAGAAGATTCTGCAGCTTTTTCGTTGCCAGTAATATTTTTGGATTCAACATCTGCATTGGCCTCTTGCTCAGCATTTTTATACTCAGATGAATCATGTTGCGGACTACCATTTTCCATTTCGTCATATTCTTCAGGATCCTCCTCAGGATCTTCCTCCTCGTCTGATCCATCTTCCATCTTCACATCCTCCTTCTCAACAGGTTTATCCTCCTCTTTTTCACCACCAGGCTTATCTTTCTGTACAACAGTTTTATCATCATCTCCTTCGGTTGGAACCGTTGTGTCCATATCTGCAGGCTCACTCTTCACAGGAGGGTTATCTTTCTTTGTACGTTTTGAAGGTGATTTACTTTCACTATCCTTCTCATGGCTCTCTTCTCTCTGCCTCTTTCGCTGGGCCCTTTTCGTCACAAACTTAATGCGCAGTTTCTGGAGAAAATTATGTACACCAAAATTGTAGTCAGACTTCCTTTGAAAAATAAACTCAGACTCTAACTACAAACAATGGTTTAACAAACCTGAAGAAATGCCAAAATCCTACAACCCATTTGGAACTGGAGCATTTCATGAAATGATTCAGCAAACAATGAAAGCTGCAAAACCCAGACAATAAAGAATAATGAATGTCCATTTGAAAGCAGCAGAATACTACAAATGACTCGGAAAAAGCTGTTGCCAAGCTAGTAAATAACGGACCTCAAGTGTCGATTCTTCAACATCTTTGTCAGTATAATCCAGCAACGAATCCAGTGACAATGACAACGAACGAAGCTGCAATATAATTGACAAATTAAGACCGAGACTACATGAGAAAATGAAAAATTTGACTACAGTTCGTAGAACCAAGCTAAAGTTAGCATACTTTAGAATCTTTAGTCCATTTTGTTTGAAGAACAAATCCAGGGTGCCGAGGAGGCTCATCGgacttcttcttctccttcaattcTCTACTAGATTTGCTTCTAGACTCGTCTTTTCCATCTCTCTCTTTTGTTCCTTTCATGTCCTTCAACTTATCTCCATCTTTTGTTCCTTTCATGTCTTTTGCCTTATCCCCATCTTTCAACTTCCCTTTAACATTGTGAACATCTTTCTCAGAGGctttctgtttgtctaacttGGCTCCAATTTTTCCAACATCCTTTTCATcttttatgccatccttgttggacttcatttcatttttattgGAATCAGCTGCACCATCTTGCTTTTCAGAGGTTTCCTTTGACTTGTTTTTAGAAACTACCTTCACAGTTTTCTTCAATTCTGTCACTGAGGTATCCGCATCAGCTGTCCGCCTACCCTTGTTCTGAGTGACATCTTGTGGTTGACCTGCCACAACATTTTCTTCAGACTTCTTGTCATCCTTGTCAGATTTTGTTTCAGTTTTATTGGAAGCAGATGTATCATTTTGCTTTACACCGGTAGGTGTTTTTAACTTTTTCTTAGGAACCACCTTCACAGCTTTCTTCCCTTGTGTCGCTGCAATACCTGCACCAGCAATCTGCTTGCTCGTGCTCTGGGTACCGTCTTCTGCTTTTACTGCCTCTACGTTCCCTCCAGTTTTAGTCTCAGGAAGAGTTCTTGATGcttcaccaaccacctttttTGGTACCCGCTTGataattttcttctttattgtTTTAATAGTAGCATTGCCCACTGTTTCTGGCTTATCTAGAGGTTTGTCTTCAGAACTAATCATATCCTTATCCTTCCCCTCTTCCCCATCAGTATTATTCATAATAATATCCTTGGAAACTACATTATTCGTAGCATCCTGAATCCCATCAGGACCCACAGAAGATTTCTCGCCCTCAACCAGAACAGTAGATGTTTCTGTTTTCTCCACACCATTCTTCTCATCTGATTTACCGAGTTGCTTGTTTGTGGCATCATTTGCCTTATTGACAACCTTTTGCTTTACAACCTTCCTTATAACCTTCTTCTTTACAGATTTCACACTCCCTGATGTCTGACAAGCATCAGCTTCGGGCTGTTTTTTCTCAGCATTCTTGCCTCCTTCACCAATGTCAGAGCCATCATGTTTAGTAGTTTTAGACTTATCTACTGCAGTTTTCTCTTCAGCTTCCACCTTAACATTATTGCtatctttctcctttttcttaGCATCTCCAGATTGTCCAGATGAGGCAGATTCCTTCTTCTTATCCAATTTGTCTAAAGTACAATAGCCGGAAAACCACAATTAACATGATTAGATAAAATCAGGTTGACAAAAAGATACATGTCACACAGGAAAGTGAGGCCACTCACCTTTAGAAGCTTCCTTGCTATCTCTTGTGTTCTGAAACgttaccaaaaaaaaagaatatattaaaatcaaaatagaataatagAGAAAATTCCCAAGCAACATTCCAGTTTCAACCCATATCCAGCACAAATAGATTATCAGCAAAACCACCACGGCCAAAATAAACAGACCTCTCTTTTCAAAGCAAGTTGGCGTGCTCTCTCAACCACAGCTTTCTTGTGGGCAAGCCAATGCTCACGCCATTCATCCAACTTGGGGAGACAATCAGACAAATTAGGAACATACAGTACAGTGATCTCTTTGTGGCTAAAGAAACCATCTTTTCCAAGTCTATCATAGTGTATCTGGGAAACATAAAGCTATTAGGAGACTAGAAATTTCATAAGAATGTGTTAGCATTTTAAATgaagaaataaaaaacataatagTAAAGATTAGTAAAAGAAACATAAAAGCAGAATATCACTAGACCACTAGAATGCAAAATGAACATAGCTCGTAAGAATAAACACAAACTAACAGGAAATAAGACTCGAAGCATACAAATGATTGAAAAAGGATTTAGCTGTCAATCCCAATGGTGGGAGAGATTAAAACAAGCAAAAAATACCAACACAACAACGAAAGTAAACCAATACCTCTAGAAAACGGTTCCACTGTTGACAATTACGCAAATCAAGCTGGATAACATCCTTTGCATATCTGGAAAATAGGAGAAATGCCCGTTAGTGTAGTAGTAGAAATTATAACCTCCAGAACAATATTTATATCTTAAGCATAAACCTGAGCGCTGTTCTAATCAGAGAGTTGTCATCAACAGATGGATCACCACCATCAACTGGTTCCCATGGGCCACCAACTGCCATGAAAGAATGGTCCTTCTTAAGGACCGCAAACTTAAGGAAACTGCAAATATGAGGAATGCGATCATCTAAAATTTTATCAGATGACAGCTCCTCCAATGCACCCCTACTAAGTCCACTCATCAAGATTATCTGAAATAAGGAGATAAAGTAATTTAGCGAGCAATGAAGcccaaaatttttatgtacaATAATGAATTTATATGATTATATATCACAGGAGACCAACTAGAAAACACCATTACAACAGAAACTGCAACCACCAACGTACAAGCTCCTGCAAACAGATCTATATTATTTATGGAAGGACAAAGTTTGTTGGAAAGTATCAAACTAGATCAAGTATATTGGCACAAGC
The Arachis stenosperma cultivar V10309 chromosome 7, arast.V10309.gnm1.PFL2, whole genome shotgun sequence genome window above contains:
- the LOC130941770 gene encoding protein SHORT ROOT IN SALT MEDIUM 1 gives rise to the protein MYSSRGSGAYGQSYPGQSAYGQNLGSNFTGASVGGHDVGQHSVASRHSAILGASQEVDVAGYRPHSSTAAQYGGQYSAVYGSSALSSAQQVPSLGTKGASSSALDGRGGYNLGVSDSPKFASGEYVPSSGHGYGHKVDQLYGDKGLEYSGIDRRQYGERQSAYIGRDLGDAAGRYAADPIGFSHQHQQAEIYDRIDQAALLRQEQLLKAQPLQAASLDGGARQADYLAARTAASRHTAQDLLSYGGRIDSDPRASSMLSAASYSGQHAPSILGAAPRRNLDDLLYSQNASNPGYGVSLPPGRDYASGKALHGNAMELDYPGNALSRGGHNDLKDDRASYLREFELREEERRRERLRERERDREREKERERLREREREKERERERERERILERREKERERERKRALETKRDRTPVRSSKDPRGTSKDPRGSSLTKDGRSSRRDSPHHVASHRHHSPVREKRREYVCKVYPARLVDIERDYLSIDRRYPRLFVSPEFSKVVVNWPKENLKLSIHTPVSFEHDFIEEGSFTETRESSDKLLMGQPPNSIQGNTVWNAKIILMSGLSRGALEELSSDKILDDRIPHICSFLKFAVLKKDHSFMAVGGPWEPVDGGDPSVDDNSLIRTALRYAKDVIQLDLRNCQQWNRFLEIHYDRLGKDGFFSHKEITVLYVPNLSDCLPKLDEWREHWLAHKKAVVERARQLALKRENTRDSKEASKDKLDKKKESASSGQSGDAKKKEKDSNNVKVEAEEKTAVDKSKTTKHDGSDIGEGGKNAEKKQPEADACQTSGSVKSVKKKVIRKVVKQKVVNKANDATNKQLGKSDEKNGVEKTETSTVLVEGEKSSVGPDGIQDATNNVVSKDIIMNNTDGEEGKDKDMISSEDKPLDKPETVGNATIKTIKKKIIKRVPKKVVGEASRTLPETKTGGNVEAVKAEDGTQSTSKQIAGAGIAATQGKKAVKVVPKKKLKTPTGVKQNDTSASNKTETKSDKDDKKSEENVVAGQPQDVTQNKGRRTADADTSVTELKKTVKVVSKNKSKETSEKQDGAADSNKNEMKSNKDGIKDEKDVGKIGAKLDKQKASEKDVHNVKGKLKDGDKAKDMKGTKDGDKLKDMKGTKERDGKDESRSKSSRELKEKKKSDEPPRHPGFVLQTKWTKDSKLRSLSLSLDSLLDYTDKDVEESTLELSLFAESFHEMLQFQMGCRILAFLQKLRIKFVTKRAQRKRQREESHEKDSESKSPSKRTKKDNPPVKSEPADMDTTVPTEGDDDKTVVQKDKPGGEKEEDKPVEKEDVKMEDGSDEEEDPEEDPEEYDEMENGSPQHDSSEYKNAEQEANADVESKNITGNEKAAESSKEETKVIIEEVKESKSDAHSTEEKEGKVDKIKKEAPAVKEAVVDKELLQAFRFFDRNQAGYIRVEDMRLVVHNLGMFLSHRDVKELVQSALLESNTGRDDRILYNKLVRMTDV